In the genome of Natator depressus isolate rNatDep1 chromosome 21, rNatDep2.hap1, whole genome shotgun sequence, one region contains:
- the STRIP1 gene encoding striatin-interacting protein 1, which produces MEPGGGGGPGPLIVNNKQRGGLLPAGKGREFNRNQRKDSEGYSESPDLEFEYADTDRWSAELSELYSYTEGPEFQLNRKCFEEDFRVHVLDKKWTELDSNQHRTHAMRLLDGLEVTAREKRLKVARAILYVAQGTFGECGSEAEVQAWMRYNIFLLLEVGTFNALVELLNMEIDNSAACSSAVRKPAISLADSTDLRVLLNIMYLIVETVRQEAEGDKVEWKTIRQTFRAELGAPLYNNEPFSVMLFGMVTKFCSGHAPHFPMKKVLLLLWKTALCTLGGFEELQAMKAEKREILGLPSLPEDSIKVIRNMRAASPPASASDLIEQQQKRGRREHKALIKQDNLDAFNERDPYKADDSREEEEENDDDSSLEGETFPLERDEVMPPPIQHPPTDRFACPKGLPWAPKVREKDIEMFLESSRSKFIGYTLGSDTNTVVGLPRPIHESIRTLKLHKYTSIAEVQVQMEEEYLRSPLSGGEEEVEQVPTETLYQGLLPSLPQYMIALLKILLAAAPTSKAKTDSINILADVLPEEMPTTVLQSMKLGVDVNRHKEIIVKAISAVLLLLLKHFKLNHVYQFEYMAQHLVFANCIPLILKFFNQNIMSYITAKNSISVLDYPYCVVHELPELTAESLEAGDNNQFCWRNLFSCINLLRILNKLTKWKHSRTMMLVVFKSAPILKRALKVKQAMMQLYVLKLLKVQTKYLGRQWRKSNMKTMSAIYQKVRHRLNDDWAYGNDLDARPWDFQAEECALRASIERFNSRRYDRAHSNPDFLPVDNCLQSVLGQRVELPEDFQMNYDLWLEREVFSRPISWEELLQ; this is translated from the exons ATGGagccgggcggcggcggcgggccgGGGCCGCTGATCGTGAACAACAAGCAGCGGGGCGGGCTGCTGCCGGCGGGGAAGGGCCGCGAGTTCAACCGCAACCAGCGCAAGGACTCGGAG GGCTATTCCGAATCCCCAGACTTGGAGTTTGAATATGCAGACACAGATAGATGGTCTGCAGAGCTGTCGG AACTATACAGCTACACGGAGGGTCCGGAGTTCCAGCTGAATCGAAAATGCTTTGAGGAAGATTTTAGGGTCCACG TGCTGGATAAAAAATGGACCGAGCTGGACAGCAACCAGCATCGAACCCATGCCATGCGGCTCCTCGATGGGCTGGAGGTCACTGCCAGGGAGAAGAGGCTCAAGGTGGCCCGAGCCATCCTCTACGTTGCACAAG GCACCTTTGGAGAGTGCGGCTCCGAGGCTGAAGTTCAAGCCTGGATGCGATATAACATTTTCTTGCTACTGGAAGTTGGGACCTTCAACGCTTTGGTGGAGCTTCTGAACATGGAGATTGA TAACAGCGCCGCCTGCAGCAGTGCCGTGAGGAAGCCCGCCATCTCCCTGGCCGACAGCACAGATTTGAG GGTGTTGCTGAACATCATGTACCTGATCGTAGAGACTGTCCGGCAGGAGGCTGAGGGAGACAAGGTTGAGTGGAAGACCATTAGGCAGACTTTCCGAGCAGAGCTAG GGGCCCCGCTGTATAACAACGAGCCGTTTTCCGTCATGCTCTTCGGAATGGTGACCAAATTCTGCAGCGGCCATGCCCCGCACTTCCCTATGAAGAAGGTGCTGTTACTGCTCTGGAAAACGGCGCTG TGCACTCTGGGAGGCTTCGAGGAGCTCCAAGCCATGAAAGCCGAGAAACGGGAGATACTGGGCCTACCGTCGCTTCCAGAGGACAGCATCAAAGTGATCCGCAACATGAGGGCTGCGTCCCCACCGGCGTCCGCCTCCGACCTGATCGAACAGCAGCAGAAACGGGGCCGGCGGGAACACAAG GCTCTGATTAAGCAAGACAACCTCGATGCCTTCAACGAGCGGGACCCTTACAAAGCTGATGACTCccgtgaggaagaggaggagaatgatgATGACAGCAGCCTCGAGGGGGAGACATTCCCCCTGGAACGAGACGAGGTGATGCCTCCACCCATCCAGCACCCTCCCACTGACCGATTTGCCTGCCCAAaggggctgccctgggctcccaaggtcag AGAGAAGGACATCGAGATGTTCCTGGAATCCAGCCGCAGCAAGTTCATCGGCTACACGCTGGGGAG TGACACGAACACGGTGGTGGGGCTGCCCAGGCCCATTCACGAGAGCATCCGAACCCTGAAACTG CACAAGTACACGTCGATTGCGGAGGTTCAGGTTCAGATGGAAGAGGAGTACCTGCGCTCCCCGCTCTCCGGG ggggaagaggaagtggaGCAAGTTCCTACGGAAACCCTGTACCagggcctccttcccagcctGCCCCAGTACATG ATTGCCTTGCTGAAGATCCTGCTGGCCGCAGCCCCCACTTCCAAAGCCAAGACGGATTCCATTAACATCCTCGCAGACGTCTTGCCGGAGGAGATGCC GACCACGGTGCTGCAGAGCATGAAGCTGGGCGTGGACGTGAACCGGCACAAAGAGATCATCGTCAAAGCCATTtctgctgtgctgctcctgctgctcaaACACTTCAAGCTGAATCACGTTTATCAG TTTGAGTACATGGCCCAGCACCTGGTGTTTGCCAACTGCATCCCACTCATCCTGAAATTCTTCAATCAGAACATCATGTCCTACATCACTGCCAAGAACAG CATCTCGGTCTTGGATTACCCTTACTGCGTGGTGCACGAGCTGCCGGAGCTGACGGCAGAGAGTCTG GAAGCCGGGGACAACAATCAGTTTTGCTGGCGGAACCTGTTCTCCTGTATAAACCTCCTGAGGATATTGAACAAGCTGACAAAGTGGAAGCACTCCAGGACCATG ATGCTGGTGGTGTTCAAGTCGGCTCCCATCCTGAAACGAGCCCTGAAGGTGAAGCAAGCCATGATGCAGCTCTACGTCCTAAAGCTGCTCAAGGTGCAGACCAAGTACCTGGGACGGCAGTGGAGGAAAAGCAACATGAAGACCATGTCCGCGATCTACCAGAAAGTGCGGCACCGGCTCAACGATGACTGGGCCTATGGAAATG